The region CCGGAAGATCCCCATCACCGCCAGATTGGTGAGAGGGTAGATTACTTCACATCCAGCGACTTCCATGGCTGGGCCGCCCAGTCCGCTGACTTTCAGGCCTGGATGACGATGCTGGAGCGCGCGAATGAGGTGAGCGGCATGCTGATCGCCACTGGGTTCGCCCACGGAAAAGAAAATATGCATGATGATCGTCCCTGACTGCCCGGTCGTCGTTCACCAGTGGTTAAGGCCATCGCTGGCATCACTTACGAAGCCTGGTAAACAATCTCGCCATCCATTTGAGATCTGTGTTGAGACAGATCGTCCGATGGATGGCGTTTGCGGTCAAGGCGAGGTTTTGCTGGCCGATGAAATTGAGCCTGCGCTATCAGGACTGTCTTCAGGCGGCTTCGCGTTCGGCGACGGCTGCTGAGCGATTTTGAAGCAGTGGAACGACCTGTCCCAGGAGACGCTTCATTTCGGCGACGACACCCATTTCCAGCTCGTCGGTGGAAATCCCTTCACAGGCTTGTACGCAGGCGTAAATCCGGCGGACAAGTTCGCGATTTCCTTCCGTATCGACGCCATGCAGCTCGCCGTCGGTTGAAAGAACGAACATCGGAGCAGATGTCTGTTCCATCGTCTTACCTTCTGTTGGGGGCCAATTTTCCATCATTCGCGACCACGGCCTCAAGTGACTCAGTGGCGACAGATGGAGATGTTTTCGGTGGAGATCGACAGCCAGACGGCAATTCCGCCATATGAAATGTGGGACTTTAACGAATAGGACGACTTTCAGGTAAAACCTGCGATGGTTGATCGGCTCATTCTGCAGGAGGGCGGAGCGACTCTCAGGATTGTGGAATTTCGTGGTGGGATACTTCCCAGAAAGTGACAGCGCGTTGTGGGTTGCGAAAACATGCTTGCCCAGGGCTGCAAGCATGGCACTCATATCGCTCATATTTTATGGAAAGCGTGTGAGATGTTTTTTCAGCTGGAAACGACGAGCAATCTGATCAACAATGTTTGATTGGTGAGACAGAACTTCTCGATTGGCCCTGTGGATTGCCATTGTGACTCAGGAGAACATGCACTGGTTGCAGGAAGGGCAGGGGCGGCTGCCTGTCTGTCTCTGGTCGTTTACCACTGATGCGCCACTCGCGGATTTGAAGCTGGCTCGGGAGACGGGCGAAGTTGTGGCCAGCGATCATTCGGGTGGGATTTATCTGATCGATATTGAAGGGCGGGTGCGCGCACTGACCCGTTTAGGGCAAGTCGCCCGCGAAGTCGGCTTTGCTGATAATGGGGCCACGATTGCTGCGGTCTCCGGGCCGAGTTCGCTTTCTCTCATGAATCGAAAGCTCTCGTTCCAGTGGACGAGGCAACTCCCTGACAGCATTCTCGCCACTGCACTTGCCCCTTATGGTGAACATGTTGCCGTTTCGCTGACCGATGGCATGAATGCGATTTATACACTGGGGAATAAGAAACAGGCGACTTTTCAAACGCCCAGACCGCTCAAACATCTGGCGTTTCTGGGAACTGAAGCGGCATTGATTGGTGCGGCTGAGTATGGACTGATTTCCAAAATCCGCCTGGATGGACAGATTCTGTGGTCCGAATCGCTCTGGTCGACAGTGGGTGGATTGGCAGTCACCGGGAATGGCGAATCGATTCTGCTGGCAGGTTACATGCACGGGCTGCAGATGTTCGGCAATGATGGTTCTTCGGCGGGAACTTTGATGCTCGACGGCACAGCGAGCCATGTGGGCCAGAGTTTTCATCAACATCGCATTTACTCAGCCACGCTGGAGCAACATCTGGCCTGCCTGAGCAAAGCGGGAGACCTGGTTTATCTCTTAGGATTGCCGGAACCACTGCATCGTCTGCAGGTGACAGCAATGGGGGATGCGGTGATTGTGGGATTTCCCTCCGGGCGCATTATGAAACTCGCGATGCTGTAATCGATCGGTGGTTTGTCAGAACGGAGCCAGGCTATGCAGACATCCTCAACACGAATGTTATCCCGTCGGCATCTTTTGCGGGGAGCGGGAGCTATGCTGGCGCTGCCACTTCTGGACGCCATGCTCCCTCGAACGTGGGGAGCGCCTTCGCAGTTCAAACCGTGGAATCGCTCGCATGGACCACAGCCGCGGATGATCTGCTGCTATATTCCGAATGGTGTGAATATCCTCGAATGGGTGCCCGAAACAACGGGGAAAGAGTACCAGTTATCAAAGACTCTGCAGGTGCTGGAGCCTCATCGGGCTGATTTCACTGTCCTGTCGGGACTGGGGCATCCGGCTTCGCAAGGTGGGCATAGTGGAGCCGATACGTGGCTGACGGGGGCCAATCTGCAAGCGGTGCCGGGTGCCGATTATACGAATAGCGTGTCGATGGATCAGATCGTGGCAGATCTTCATGGGAAGCACACGCGCTACGGGTCTTTGCAGCTCAGTGATCAATCGGGAACGGGGAGTGCAGGGCATAGCCATACACTTTCTTTTGATGTTAATGGGACGCCACTTCCTGCCGAGAACTCGCCGCAACGATTATTCGAGCGACTGTTTGTTCCCGAAAGTGCGGCTGATAAAACGGCGACGCTTCGTCGTCTGGCCGAGAAGAAATCGATTCTTGACAGCGTGCGTGAGGATGCGAAGCGGCTGGAAAAAACACTCGGCAAGCGTGATCGACAAAAACTCGATGAGTATTTCACGAGTATCCGCACGACGGAAGAGCAGCTCAGCCGGATGGAAGCGTGGATTGATCGGCCCAAGCCGGAAGTTCCACCCACGAATCTGCAACTGGCGAGTCAACCGGGCAATGCCCATGATCGCCCGATGTGGATTGATGTGATGCTGGAACTGGCTTATCTGGCCTTTCTGACAGATACGACGCGCGTCATCACGTTCGAATGGTCGCGCGAAGCGGGTGGATTTGGCGGTGGCGGTGAGAATCATCACGAGTATTCCCATCATGGTGGGGATGCCGGGATGCTGGCCAAGCTGGGGCAAATTGACCGCTTTCATTTGTCGAAGCTCGACCGCTTTATGAATCTGCTCAAATCGACGACTGAGGCGGACAGCCACATGCTGGACCAGACGATCATTGTTTACGGCAGTGGGATGAATTCCGGCAAAGGGGGCGAGCACTCACCGAAGAACCTGCCTCTGCTGGTGGCTGGTGGCAAGAAGCTGGGCCTGAAGCATGGACAGCATCTGGCGTTTGATTCCGATAAGCATCCTCCGTTGTCGAACGTGCTGCTTTCGCTGGCTCAGAAGATGGGTGTGGAATCGGACCGCTTTTCGGACGCCACGGGTACGCTGACGGGACTCGTTTGAAGCCAGGGGCATCCTTCCAGAGAGCAAAACAGCCGGTTGATAAGCACGATGCTCACCAACCGGTTGCAAGAACTCTGGCAATCAAGACTCGATTGCCGGGATTATCGATTTAGTATTCGCCGACTGTTTCGCGACCACCTCGTGAACCGAGAGCGCGGTAGGTGGTGATGTCGATGTTTTCGGAGATGAACTTTACTGAACCATCGGCCATGGCAAAGAACGCACCACCTGTGTGCCAGCTGCCAAAACCGATCTGAGCAGCTTCACCACGGACAGTCAGGTCGAGAGCTGCGTTGATTTTGACGGCAGCCGAGCCTGTACATTCGGAAAACTCTGATCCACTCGTGTTGCCGGGAGCCCAACCACCTGATTGGGGGATGGAGATGATCCAGTGATCAAAAGCAACACCATTCCGGCCGGCTGAGGGATTGGTGTAGAACTCACCGATCATAATGGTGTTCGATGTTCCATCGATGACATCGCGGATGCGCACAGAACTGACTCCAAAGAACATCCCGTCCGGGGCGGAAGCATTTTCGTGAGAGACCGCACCGGTGGGTGCACCGACAGTGGTTAATTCTGAATCCTGATCGGCGTAGACGTTGCTGCCCGAGCAGACTCCGTAGCTTAAAACCCCGCGACCTGGGATCGATTCGCTATCGATATTGCTGGCGACAGCCATACTGGGGCAGCGGAAGATGGGGATATTGGCACCAGAAGTGGCCATGTTTGCGACACAATTACTGTTATTCCAGTTACCGGGATCACCTTCGGCTCGAATGATCGTGTTGAATAGAGCTGTCTGTTCAATCTGAGGGAGGATCTGATTGGTCCAACTGCCTTCCAGAGTATCCCAGGCAAAAACAAACGTATTCGAGTTGTCGTGATAGTTATGCATCGCCAGAGCGAGGTTTTTCAGATTATTGCGGCAAGCTGTCCTGCGAGCGGCTTCTCGTGCCTGTTGCACAGCGGGTAGCAAGAGGGCAATGAGGATCGCGATAATCGCAATGACGACGAGCAACTCGATGAGTGTAAAGCCATTTCTGGCAGGATGGGCGGCAGGTTCCGACTTACGAATGACCATTTCGTTCCTAATAGAATTTGAGAAGATTACGAGCAGAGCGCGCTTTTCAGGAATACTCAGTGGGGAGAATTAATACTGCCCCTGCGGAGTTGAATAGAGTTCGAAGTTGATTTCGTTAGTACCTGCCACGACATCCGCGGTTAATGTGGTTTTGTTGTGGTAGATGGGGAGTAGCTTCTCGACTGGTTCTGGTGCACCTTCAACGACAGGAGAAGGTGTGTACCCGGAGATTTCGGGTGGACTGAAGACGGTGCGAATCACGACAGATTTCTTACCGATGGCCGCCCCCTTCTGCTTCTGGTCGAAAATCAGTTCATATCGACCGTCGCTATCGGTAATGCCCCAGGAGCTGCTATAGCCCGCTTCGGAGAATGTGACCATGGCGTTCGGGAGCGGTGTGCCATCGAGAGTGACCCGGCCTGTGACTGGTGCCCACTCAAACATCTGATAATTACCGGAAACATCGTTCGAGCAGCCTGCTGCGAAACTCAGGATATATAAATACAGGGAGCCGGGAACGAGCAGGGATCTGAAGAATCTCGCGTGCATCAATTGAACCTTGATGTTGATGTGTGAAGTCTGGCCAGATAGCGAACACCGGGACGAAAAAGATGATTGTCTAGTACTAGTATTCGCCAACAGTTTCGCGGCCCGCTCGGGAGCCGAGGGCTCGGTATGTTGTGAGGTCGATGTTTTCGGAGATGAATTTGACAGAGCCATCGGCCATCGCGAAGAAGGCTCCGCCCGTGTGGTAGCTGCCAAAGCCGGCTTCGGCAAATTGACCGGGGACTGTCAGATCGAGCCAGCCGTTGATCTTGGAGCCAGTTCCACCGATACATTCGCTGAATTCCGTGCCGCCTGTGGTGCTCGATGGTGCCCAGTTGCCGGATTGAGGGACACAGATGATCCAGTGATCGAACGCCTGGCCATCTCGACCGTTCATGTTGGTGTAAAACTCCCCCAGCATGACGGTGTTGGAGGTGCCGTCGATGACGTCGCGAATACGGACGGAACTGCAACCCCAGAAGATCCCGTCGAGATCATTATCTGAGAGGGCCTTGGCACCGGCCGGGACGGGGAGTGAGGCCAGTTCGCTGGCGTTGTCTGTGAAGACATTACCGCCGCCGCAGACTCCGTAGCTGGCGACGCCGCGATTGGGGATACTCTCATTGGTCAACTGGGGTGACATGGCGGTGCTGGGACAGAACATGACGGGAATTGAGGCTCCGCCGGCCGCGTTATTGGCAGGGCTGCTGGTGTTCCAGTTCCCCGGGTTTCCTTCGGCGCGGATGATTGTGCTGAACAGCGGAGCCTGGTCGATTTGTGGCAGAATCTGGCTCGACCAGCTCCCTTCGAGCGAGTCGAAGGCAAAGACGAAGGTTCCATGCTGGTCATGGTAGTTGTGCATGGCCAGGGCCAGGTTTTTCATGTTGTTCCGGCAAGCCGTCCGACGGGCTGCTTCTCGTGCCTGCTGAACAGCGGGCAAAAGGAGGGCAATGAGAATCGCAATAATGGCGATCACCACCAGCAGCTCGATGAGTGTGAAGCCTGCTGAACGGTTTTTTTGTGGATTGCTGGTCAACTGAGGCACTCCTGAGAATTTGAATTTCAGAACAAACAAAGAGTGCCGCTAAGAATAAACACTGATATAAAATTTGTATTAATGCTCCATAAAGTTTCCTGAATATACACTTTTGTGAATCAATCAACGTGTGGGTGGCTCATCAATCGATTGTCAGATGCAGGGCGGGGACTTCGAGTCGTGAGCTGATTCGGTGAAGGAAGACTGCGTGTTGACATTCAGGAAACACGCCAGTCGGGTGCCGAATTGAGGGGGCCAACTCATCACACTGAGCTTGGGCCGAGTACAGTGTCCGATTGGCGACAGATCCCTTTTGCAGATTGAGCCTGTCTCTGGTGAACTCGCGCGGTGTATGCTCAAAGGAGCTTTGTGCACCCCGCGTGACGCTCTGGCTTTTCCAAACATTGATCGAGGAAACGTTCGATGGTCGTAAAAACTCCGGCTCGCAAATTGCGAACAAAGGAAAGCCAACTGTCTTTGGCAATCTTCCCGTCAGGGAGTCAAGATGCGGCCCGCAGTGCGGGCATAATCTCCGGGGAGATGATTCCTTATACGATCACTCCGACCGAGCTCGGATTATTGATGGTCGCCGGTAGTTCTCGTGGACTTTTGTATGTCGCGATGAGCGGTGATGCGGAGAGTCTGGCTGAGGACTTTTCCCGCAGATTCGAAAAGAAAGGCCTGCAACTGGGTGTTCGCCTAACTGACTCCTCAGCCAGCAAACTCTTCCACTGGACTCAGCAGATTCTCGAATACCTCGCTGGAAAGTTGCGAGATTGGAGCCTCCCGATCGATATGCAGGGAACGCCATTTCAGCAGGAGGTGTGGGAGGCTTTAAGGCAGATTCCTTATGGGGAAACTCGCACCTATGCTCAACTGGCGAGGAACATTGGCAAGCCGGCGGCTGTCCGTGCTGTCGCCAATGCCTGCGGGGCCAATCCTCTGGCCATCGTCATCCCCTGCCATCGAGTGATTGGCAGTGATGGTCAACTGACTGGCTTCCGCTGGGGAATCGAGCGTAAGGCAGCACTGCTCCAACTCGAACGGGTGCTGGCTGATTGATTCCGCTTGTCTGGTGAATCGCCTGTCTGGTGAATACGAGAAAGGGTACGCCTTAAAGAAGCATGAGGAAACTGATCGCTCGCTGGCTCTCCGAGTGACTTTTGGGGAGTCGGCGATGGTTATGTATGAGCGCAGCGGTTTGTTGCCTGGCTATTCTATCAGAGGGATGCTGAGCTAACACGCAGGACACGAAGAGCACGAAGGTTAAGAGAGGTTGTTGTGAACCTGGGGAATGAAGTATTGGACGCCGGTCGTTTTTGAGAGGAGCACTGCTGGCGAGCCAGCAGTGGCACACGTTCGGCTTCAGCGGTCTTGCGGCCTCGCTTTCACATGAAGGCACGTGGGAGAGTAGATGCTGGTGGGTTGCGCGGACTTAACCCACCCTACACGACTACACGACTACACGACTGGTAGATTGGCGCTCTGGCGTAAACGTTTATATCAAGACGCATCGGTTGGGAAGACCCTCACCTGGTTCTCTCCCGGAAGACGGGGCGATGGTTCCAGAGGGGCCTGCCGCAGAAAGAGAATCTGAGGTCACCACGAAGGTCACGAAGTTTGGGGGAGAGACGAGTGGGAGGTTGTTACGCGTGGGGGGGCAGCAAAAAAGTGTGATGTCGGGTGGATAGTGGGAGGAGCACTACTGGCGAGTCAGCAGTGCTCCCGGAAAAATGAGTTGGCTGGATATGAGTTGGACGTATATAAGTCAGGAAGGCAGGCGGGAGCCTGCCCTAGATGACTACCCTACTCTGAGTTGCTTAGAGTTCGTTGCCGAGTTGACTGCGAGCGATGAGGCGGCCGAAGAGTTTAACGAGGCCGTCATCGAATTCGAGCTGGAGTTTCAGGGCATCGCCGCTGGGTTTCATGCGGAAGCGAACTTGATGCCCGGTTCCTTTGAAGGCAATGGCCGATTCTTCCTTGAAAGTTTCCACGGCTCGTCCTCGACGATCAATCAAATCGACCCACCGGGAAATTTCGGCAGTCACCAGGATG is a window of Planctopirus limnophila DSM 3776 DNA encoding:
- a CDS encoding methylated-DNA--[protein]-cysteine S-methyltransferase translates to MVVKTPARKLRTKESQLSLAIFPSGSQDAARSAGIISGEMIPYTITPTELGLLMVAGSSRGLLYVAMSGDAESLAEDFSRRFEKKGLQLGVRLTDSSASKLFHWTQQILEYLAGKLRDWSLPIDMQGTPFQQEVWEALRQIPYGETRTYAQLARNIGKPAAVRAVANACGANPLAIVIPCHRVIGSDGQLTGFRWGIERKAALLQLERVLAD
- a CDS encoding DUF1552 domain-containing protein, with amino-acid sequence MQTSSTRMLSRRHLLRGAGAMLALPLLDAMLPRTWGAPSQFKPWNRSHGPQPRMICCYIPNGVNILEWVPETTGKEYQLSKTLQVLEPHRADFTVLSGLGHPASQGGHSGADTWLTGANLQAVPGADYTNSVSMDQIVADLHGKHTRYGSLQLSDQSGTGSAGHSHTLSFDVNGTPLPAENSPQRLFERLFVPESAADKTATLRRLAEKKSILDSVREDAKRLEKTLGKRDRQKLDEYFTSIRTTEEQLSRMEAWIDRPKPEVPPTNLQLASQPGNAHDRPMWIDVMLELAYLAFLTDTTRVITFEWSREAGGFGGGGENHHEYSHHGGDAGMLAKLGQIDRFHLSKLDRFMNLLKSTTEADSHMLDQTIIVYGSGMNSGKGGEHSPKNLPLLVAGGKKLGLKHGQHLAFDSDKHPPLSNVLLSLAQKMGVESDRFSDATGTLTGLV
- a CDS encoding DUF1559 domain-containing protein, encoding MTSNPQKNRSAGFTLIELLVVIAIIAILIALLLPAVQQAREAARRTACRNNMKNLALAMHNYHDQHGTFVFAFDSLEGSWSSQILPQIDQAPLFSTIIRAEGNPGNWNTSSPANNAAGGASIPVMFCPSTAMSPQLTNESIPNRGVASYGVCGGGNVFTDNASELASLPVPAGAKALSDNDLDGIFWGCSSVRIRDVIDGTSNTVMLGEFYTNMNGRDGQAFDHWIICVPQSGNWAPSSTTGGTEFSECIGGTGSKINGWLDLTVPGQFAEAGFGSYHTGGAFFAMADGSVKFISENIDLTTYRALGSRAGRETVGEY
- a CDS encoding DUF1559 domain-containing protein — encoded protein: MVIRKSEPAAHPARNGFTLIELLVVIAIIAILIALLLPAVQQAREAARRTACRNNLKNLALAMHNYHDNSNTFVFAWDTLEGSWTNQILPQIEQTALFNTIIRAEGDPGNWNNSNCVANMATSGANIPIFRCPSMAVASNIDSESIPGRGVLSYGVCSGSNVYADQDSELTTVGAPTGAVSHENASAPDGMFFGVSSVRIRDVIDGTSNTIMIGEFYTNPSAGRNGVAFDHWIISIPQSGGWAPGNTSGSEFSECTGSAAVKINAALDLTVRGEAAQIGFGSWHTGGAFFAMADGSVKFISENIDITTYRALGSRGGRETVGEY
- a CDS encoding carboxypeptidase regulatory-like domain-containing protein — its product is MFEWAPVTGRVTLDGTPLPNAMVTFSEAGYSSSWGITDSDGRYELIFDQKQKGAAIGKKSVVIRTVFSPPEISGYTPSPVVEGAPEPVEKLLPIYHNKTTLTADVVAGTNEINFELYSTPQGQY